A genomic stretch from Candidatus Hydrogenisulfobacillus filiaventi includes:
- the hypF gene encoding Carbamoyltransferase HypF2 produces MAEGGVQGALARTRIEVWGVVQGVGFRPFVYRLARRYGLAGFVRNHSRGVTAELEGDPGALDAFLEALEREAPPLSRIDRVESTPLPPRGEEGFHVVESVRETTREALVRPDAAVCDACLAELFDPEDRRYRYPFINCTDCGPRFTIIRDIPYDRPFTTMAAFTMCPQCQSEYEDPGDRRFHAQPNACPNCGPQAWYSRGDATVTGQDAFEAAARDLAAGAVVAVKGLGGYHLAVDPFNGEAVMRLRERKRRPHKPLAVMAADLATVEQLCQVPSGAPEILLSPSRPILLLPRREESPLAPEVYRPHATVGVMVAYTPLHYLLLDALKRRGHAPVLVMTSGNVSGQPILADNAEAHARLGGVADAFLDHNRPIHIRCDDSVAQLAADGGLQLLRRARGFVPDVLPLAPAAPVPLLAVGGQEKSAFALGQGERAFLSQYLGDLEMVETLEALKAGVEHFCRVFAIRPQVVVHDLHPGYLSTRYAQETGVPALAVQHHHAHIASVLAEAGHRGPVVGVAADGTGYGDDGTLWGGEILLATLRGYQRVGHLAPLSLPGGERAIREPWRLAVAALYRLWGEDLGGRPLPLPPGVERRTALAVARLPAGPYAPLTTSLGRYFDLVAALLGIGQVVSFEGQAAMELEAVCAAGPAQPYPYHLRKEADGLVMDLWPALEILAVTQEPVPVVAARFHATVAAMLEEAVREVVDQTGIREVALSGGVFQNRRLTRLLRERLTAAGLDVLLNHAVPPNDGGLAYGQLAVAAARLTEGEEIRT; encoded by the coding sequence ATGGCTGAAGGCGGAGTGCAGGGCGCATTGGCCCGCACGCGGATAGAGGTATGGGGGGTGGTGCAGGGGGTGGGTTTCCGCCCCTTTGTCTACCGCTTGGCGCGCCGTTACGGGCTAGCCGGATTCGTGCGTAACCACAGCCGTGGCGTGACCGCCGAACTGGAGGGCGATCCGGGAGCCCTGGACGCCTTTCTTGAGGCGCTGGAGCGGGAAGCACCGCCGTTGAGCCGCATCGATCGCGTGGAGTCAACCCCGCTGCCGCCCCGGGGCGAGGAAGGGTTCCATGTGGTGGAGAGCGTGCGGGAAACTACACGGGAGGCGCTGGTGCGTCCCGATGCCGCGGTGTGTGATGCATGCCTGGCTGAGCTATTCGACCCCGAAGACCGCCGTTACCGCTATCCCTTCATTAACTGCACCGACTGCGGGCCCCGATTCACTATCATCCGCGATATCCCGTACGATCGGCCCTTTACCACCATGGCTGCCTTCACCATGTGCCCGCAATGCCAGTCGGAGTATGAAGACCCAGGGGACCGCCGTTTTCACGCCCAGCCCAACGCTTGTCCAAATTGCGGGCCGCAGGCTTGGTACAGTCGCGGAGACGCGACGGTGACTGGGCAGGACGCCTTTGAAGCAGCCGCACGCGATCTCGCGGCAGGGGCCGTGGTGGCGGTCAAGGGCCTCGGCGGTTATCACCTGGCCGTCGATCCTTTCAACGGGGAGGCCGTGATGCGGCTTCGGGAGCGTAAGCGCCGTCCTCACAAGCCGTTGGCAGTGATGGCGGCGGACCTAGCGACGGTCGAGCAGCTGTGTCAGGTTCCATCCGGAGCGCCGGAGATTCTCCTATCCCCATCGCGTCCAATCCTATTGTTGCCCCGGCGCGAGGAAAGCCCTTTGGCTCCCGAAGTGTACCGGCCTCACGCTACGGTGGGGGTGATGGTGGCCTATACCCCTTTGCACTACCTGCTGCTGGACGCGCTTAAGCGCCGGGGACATGCTCCGGTACTGGTCATGACTAGCGGTAACGTTTCCGGCCAACCCATCCTGGCCGACAACGCCGAGGCCCATGCCCGCCTGGGTGGCGTGGCTGACGCTTTTTTGGACCATAACCGGCCGATTCACATCCGCTGCGACGATTCTGTGGCTCAACTGGCGGCTGACGGGGGTCTACAACTGCTTCGGCGGGCGCGGGGATTCGTGCCTGACGTGCTGCCGCTCGCGCCGGCGGCACCCGTGCCCTTGCTGGCCGTCGGCGGGCAGGAGAAGAGCGCCTTTGCCCTGGGGCAGGGGGAGCGCGCCTTCCTGAGCCAGTACCTGGGGGATCTCGAGATGGTGGAGACCCTGGAGGCTCTAAAGGCCGGAGTGGAACATTTCTGTCGCGTGTTTGCTATAAGGCCCCAGGTGGTCGTTCATGATCTGCACCCGGGTTACCTCTCTACCCGCTATGCCCAGGAAACCGGGGTGCCGGCATTAGCTGTGCAGCATCATCACGCCCATATTGCGTCGGTGCTGGCAGAGGCCGGCCACAGAGGGCCGGTGGTCGGAGTGGCGGCTGACGGCACCGGATACGGCGACGACGGCACCCTTTGGGGTGGGGAGATCCTGCTGGCAACCCTTCGCGGATACCAGCGTGTGGGTCATCTGGCCCCTCTCAGTCTTCCGGGGGGGGAGCGTGCCATCCGCGAGCCATGGCGTCTGGCGGTGGCGGCGCTTTACCGCCTATGGGGCGAAGACCTCGGAGGGCGGCCGCTTCCCCTGCCGCCGGGGGTGGAGCGCAGGACGGCGCTGGCAGTTGCCCGCCTGCCTGCCGGTCCCTATGCCCCCCTCACCACCAGCCTCGGGCGTTACTTCGACTTGGTTGCGGCCCTTTTGGGTATCGGGCAGGTCGTGAGCTTTGAGGGGCAAGCGGCTATGGAACTCGAGGCCGTGTGCGCGGCTGGCCCCGCTCAGCCCTATCCCTACCACCTGCGGAAAGAGGCTGATGGCCTGGTCATGGATCTGTGGCCGGCGCTGGAGATTCTGGCCGTGACGCAAGAGCCGGTCCCTGTGGTGGCGGCCCGCTTCCACGCCACGGTGGCGGCTATGCTGGAGGAGGCTGTCCGGGAAGTGGTAGATCAGACCGGAATCCGGGAGGTGGCCCTGTCCGGCGGCGTGTTTCAGAACCGGCGCCTGACCCGCCTGCTCCGGGAACGCCTGACGGCGGCTGGCTTGGATGTGCTATTGAACCACGCGGTGCCGCCTAACGATGGTGGCCTGGCATACGGGCAGCTGGCGGTGGCGGCCGCACGCCTGACGGAGGGGGAGGAAATCCGGACATGA
- a CDS encoding Phosphoheptose isomerase produces the protein MASQELPAAFFREEPARIARAWYDMAARFRRGGRLLSFGAGHWVTDAQHVAVEFVHPVIVGNRALPGLCLANDNVLLAEAPAVARDRFRDGLALLAWPDDVVGAFSDDGADEDVARGLTWAREHGLLTLAFCGLPGKGMAECRPDYLFLVSSCDPLLVLEVLETLVHVLYELVHVFPEEGRLP, from the coding sequence TTGGCGAGTCAGGAGCTGCCGGCGGCATTCTTCCGCGAGGAACCCGCTCGTATTGCCCGCGCCTGGTACGACATGGCGGCCCGTTTCCGCCGCGGGGGTCGGCTTTTGAGTTTCGGGGCCGGTCATTGGGTCACGGACGCGCAACATGTGGCGGTGGAGTTCGTGCACCCCGTGATCGTGGGCAACCGGGCCCTGCCGGGGTTGTGCCTGGCTAACGATAATGTGCTCCTGGCCGAGGCGCCGGCGGTGGCGCGGGACCGCTTCCGGGACGGGCTGGCTCTGTTGGCTTGGCCGGACGATGTGGTGGGGGCCTTTTCCGACGACGGGGCCGACGAGGATGTGGCCCGCGGCCTCACCTGGGCCCGCGAACATGGGCTCCTGACCCTGGCCTTCTGCGGATTGCCCGGGAAGGGGATGGCCGAGTGTCGGCCGGATTACCTCTTTCTGGTGTCCTCTTGCGATCCGCTGTTGGTGCTGGAGGTGTTGGAAACGTTGGTGCATGTCCTCTATGAGCTGGTGCATGTTTTCCCGGAGGAGGGGAGGCTGCCATGA
- a CDS encoding conserved protein of unknown function (Evidence 4 : Unknown function but conserved in other organisms), translating to MNWRFLELGSGKSNAPEPVCITCADAAERLTVETVDVGRGWARALGPQGPVEVDVTLVGPLAPGAVILAHGGVALAVVEEGQDHA from the coding sequence ATGAACTGGCGGTTTTTGGAACTTGGATCTGGAAAGTCCAATGCGCCTGAGCCGGTCTGCATCACGTGTGCCGATGCCGCCGAACGGCTGACGGTGGAAACGGTGGACGTGGGCCGCGGATGGGCCAGGGCTCTTGGTCCTCAAGGTCCCGTGGAGGTGGATGTCACCCTGGTGGGTCCGCTGGCCCCGGGCGCGGTTATCCTGGCCCACGGCGGGGTGGCACTGGCGGTGGTGGAGGAGGGGCAGGATCATGCCTGA
- a CDS encoding Phosphoheptose isomerase — MAATNHQAALEYDRLFYPELFQGWQEDLDALLESVHRSPIVKAEETIELRLRIWQRDHALLVETAKAMADTFARGAVLLAFGNGGSSTDAQDLAAELCHPSFPGWRPPPVLVLTHDVVAVTAIANDMGFDNIFVRQVIAFGRPGDIAFGISTSGNSANVLAGLVQAKRQGLLTIGLSGYDGGQMSGSSTLDYWITVDNEHIPRIQEGQATVYHILIALVQRVLAEAAVAHSVSAGI; from the coding sequence GTGGCGGCGACGAATCACCAAGCGGCCTTGGAGTATGACCGCCTGTTTTATCCCGAACTGTTTCAGGGCTGGCAGGAGGACCTGGACGCGCTCCTGGAGAGCGTGCACCGCTCCCCCATCGTGAAGGCCGAGGAGACCATCGAACTCCGGCTCCGGATCTGGCAGCGCGACCACGCTCTTTTGGTGGAAACGGCCAAGGCCATGGCCGACACCTTCGCGCGCGGGGCGGTGCTGCTGGCCTTCGGTAATGGCGGCAGCAGCACCGACGCCCAGGACCTGGCCGCGGAACTGTGCCATCCCTCCTTCCCGGGCTGGCGTCCCCCGCCGGTTCTGGTGCTGACCCACGATGTGGTCGCGGTGACCGCAATCGCCAACGACATGGGATTCGACAATATCTTCGTGCGCCAGGTCATCGCCTTCGGGCGGCCGGGGGACATCGCCTTCGGCATCTCCACCAGCGGCAATTCCGCCAACGTGCTAGCCGGTCTGGTCCAGGCCAAGCGCCAGGGCCTTTTGACCATCGGCCTCTCCGGATACGACGGCGGGCAGATGAGCGGGTCTTCCACCCTCGACTACTGGATCACCGTCGACAACGAGCACATCCCCCGCATCCAGGAGGGCCAGGCGACCGTCTACCACATTCTCATCGCGCTGGTGCAGCGGGTGCTGGCGGAAGCGGCGGTCGCCCACTCCGTCAGCGCCGGGATCTGA
- a CDS encoding protein of unknown function (Evidence 5 : Unknown function), protein MPAWRAGTPGAEGAHPDRQFPSRFRSPDAPAYCCDVLRQPGAARVRAPAASGASGPHPDVDATRIFIRTRRRFRATMATVRNPGTEKVISNEYFCSSPPVVPLHSGADGTSLKRPYDHAGSSRLCRAGDRPPGGCHCILAAGMEPGS, encoded by the coding sequence ATGCCGGCCTGGAGGGCCGGGACCCCAGGGGCGGAGGGGGCACATCCCGACAGGCAATTCCCGTCTCGGTTCCGTTCCCCCGACGCCCCGGCCTATTGTTGTGACGTTCTTCGACAACCGGGCGCGGCGCGGGTGCGGGCCCCGGCCGCCTCCGGCGCCTCCGGGCCGCATCCCGATGTCGATGCCACTCGAATTTTCATCCGCACGCGGCGCCGTTTCCGGGCGACAATGGCTACGGTACGAAATCCGGGAACGGAAAAGGTGATAAGCAATGAGTACTTCTGTTCCTCGCCTCCGGTTGTTCCGCTGCACAGCGGTGCTGACGGGACTAGCCTGAAGCGCCCTTATGATCACGCCGGCTCTAGTCGCCTCTGCCGGGCCGGGGACCGGCCCCCTGGCGGCTGCCATTGCATCCTGGCAGCCGGGATGGAACCCGGTTCTTAA
- a CDS encoding exported protein of unknown function (Evidence 5 : Unknown function): MKWSTVGTVIAVFPVGLSVRARGAAFAAGNALWLTTDNGRQWGRIRLPSSTELIEVDVAGRRHLYLLSLTGRLLKPPTAAGPGRRPASPPRFPYAKPAPS, from the coding sequence TTGAAATGGAGCACTGTAGGAACCGTCATCGCCGTCTTCCCCGTCGGTCTCAGCGTCCGGGCCAGGGGGGCCGCCTTTGCCGCCGGAAACGCCCTGTGGCTGACCACCGACAACGGCCGGCAATGGGGGCGGATCCGCCTCCCCTCCAGCACGGAGCTGATAGAGGTGGATGTGGCCGGACGCCGACACCTGTATCTCCTGAGCCTGACCGGCCGGCTGCTCAAACCACCGACGGCGGCCGGACCTGGTAGGAGACCGGCTAGCCCGCCACGGTTCCCCTACGCGAAACCGGCTCCTTCTTAA
- a CDS encoding protein of unknown function (Evidence 5 : Unknown function), with translation MRIGSPPSAPSPPFPWSSPSCRWYIERPPATLPRPRALPLVEAGSAVQRPTVPLRKGVAGMKRAAAQSTGRGRWALIPAALIALTGCRTGAAGLPAASQAPIAAARRLTARVTLQPAKPSTAVALSFINPATGWVAVSVPGGPGPVTVLKTVDDGRKWTVAGRLPVRPEGFQFLNPRDGFAATAGPLYVTTDGGRRWSARSPWPVDAHCFVTPSTGVAVADGKVVRTGNGGRTWTPVLAAAGVRFQGMSAPTAREFFVIGSGPAGPVLYRSSDGGTSWSPLFTSVSSPALQSACQADLAQSPYPVPAAHPPAFWEGQMVTFTGPDTGWIRLFDGSYLSTLYARTANEGRTWGYAWGQLRLRHGLQCRRRRAPGGRFRGRIRCLAGCRAGHPTLSRRRPELQQHAPALRGGHPGGGAGRRLRQRPPGLSGHGGRHLRDSERRRRLAAPLAPEPGAAGDGQPPRRRPQVRGARQSAHRALDHPRRRAGLDASLPLFLPHHGHGSAGGRGRLGLCRGALLITADGGRSWHRVPARFPSLKPFVPSPVVVMASSRYGWDLVPRFTAGPRPSYAPTLYVTTDGGRS, from the coding sequence ATGCGAATAGGGTCACCACCCTCGGCGCCGTCACCACCATTCCCCTGGTCCTCGCCCTCCTGCCGCTGGTACATTGAACGGCCGCCCGCCACCCTCCCCCGGCCAAGGGCGTTACCCCTGGTAGAGGCGGGATCCGCTGTACAGCGCCCGACGGTTCCTCTCCGAAAAGGGGTGGCCGGCATGAAGCGGGCCGCGGCACAAAGCACCGGACGCGGGCGGTGGGCCCTCATCCCGGCGGCTCTTATCGCCCTCACGGGCTGCAGGACCGGTGCCGCCGGCCTGCCGGCGGCCTCCCAGGCCCCCATCGCCGCCGCCCGCCGCCTGACCGCCCGCGTCACCTTGCAGCCGGCAAAGCCCTCGACGGCTGTGGCCCTGTCCTTCATCAACCCCGCCACCGGGTGGGTAGCCGTTTCCGTCCCCGGCGGGCCGGGACCCGTAACGGTGCTGAAGACGGTGGACGATGGACGCAAATGGACCGTTGCCGGCCGCCTGCCCGTGCGGCCAGAGGGGTTCCAATTCCTGAACCCCCGGGACGGCTTTGCAGCCACCGCGGGACCGCTTTACGTCACCACCGACGGCGGCCGCCGCTGGAGTGCCCGCTCCCCGTGGCCCGTGGACGCGCACTGCTTTGTCACCCCCTCGACCGGGGTGGCCGTGGCGGACGGCAAGGTGGTGAGGACCGGGAACGGCGGGCGCACCTGGACCCCCGTGCTGGCCGCGGCCGGCGTCCGCTTTCAGGGGATGAGCGCCCCTACCGCCAGGGAGTTCTTCGTCATCGGTTCCGGCCCGGCCGGGCCGGTGCTCTACCGCTCCTCCGACGGCGGCACTTCCTGGTCCCCCCTGTTCACGTCCGTCTCCTCCCCCGCCCTCCAGAGCGCATGCCAGGCCGATCTGGCCCAAAGCCCCTATCCGGTCCCGGCTGCGCACCCGCCCGCGTTCTGGGAGGGGCAGATGGTGACCTTCACCGGGCCGGACACCGGCTGGATCCGGCTCTTTGACGGGTCGTACCTCAGCACCCTCTATGCCCGTACCGCCAACGAGGGACGCACCTGGGGGTACGCCTGGGGCCAATTACGGCTGCGCCATGGGCTGCAATGCCGCCGGCGGCGCGCTCCAGGCGGTCGTTTTCGTGGGCGCATCCGATGTCTGGCGGGATGCCGGGCAGGCCATCCAACGCTCAGCCGACGGCGGCCGGAGCTTCAGCAGCACGCCCCTGCCCTTCGGGGAGGCCACCCAGGCGGCGGTGCTGGACGCCGACTTCGTCAACGCCCGCCAGGGCTATCTGGCCACGGTGGCCGGCATCTACGGGACTCAGAACGACGGCGCCGCCTGGCAGCGCCTCTGGCCCCGGAACCCGGGGCCGCTGGCGACGGTCAGCCTCCGCGCCGACGGCCGCAGGTTCGCGGTGCCCGGCAATCTGCCCACCGAGCTCTGGACCACCCACGACGGCGGGCGGGACTGGACGCCTCGCTACCGCTTTTCCTCCCCCATCATGGCCATGGATCGGCTGGCGGGAGAGGGAGGCTGGGTCTATGCCGGGGGGCGCTCCTCATCACCGCCGACGGCGGCCGCTCCTGGCACCGGGTGCCGGCCCGCTTTCCCTCCCTAAAGCCTTTCGTCCCCTCCCCGGTCGTGGTCATGGCCTCCAGCCGCTACGGTTGGGATCTGGTGCCCCGCTTCACGGCCGGTCCCCGTCCCAGCTATGCGCCGACCCTCTACGTCACCACCGACGGCGGCCGCTCCTAG
- a CDS encoding protein of unknown function (Evidence 5 : Unknown function), producing MGASDVWRDAGQAIQRSADGGRSFSSTPLPFGEATQAAVLDADFVNARQGYLATVAGIYGTQNDGAAWQRLWPRNPGPLATVSLRADGRRFAVPGNLPTELWTTHDGGRDWTPRYRFSSPIMAMDRLAGEGGWVYAGGRSSSPPTAAAPGTGCRPAFPP from the coding sequence GTGGGCGCATCCGATGTCTGGCGGGATGCCGGGCAGGCCATCCAACGCTCAGCCGACGGCGGCCGGAGCTTCAGCAGCACGCCCCTGCCCTTCGGGGAGGCCACCCAGGCGGCGGTGCTGGACGCCGACTTCGTCAACGCCCGCCAGGGCTATCTGGCCACGGTGGCCGGCATCTACGGGACTCAGAACGACGGCGCCGCCTGGCAGCGCCTCTGGCCCCGGAACCCGGGGCCGCTGGCGACGGTCAGCCTCCGCGCCGACGGCCGCAGGTTCGCGGTGCCCGGCAATCTGCCCACCGAGCTCTGGACCACCCACGACGGCGGGCGGGACTGGACGCCTCGCTACCGCTTTTCCTCCCCCATCATGGCCATGGATCGGCTGGCGGGAGAGGGAGGCTGGGTCTATGCCGGGGGGCGCTCCTCATCACCGCCGACGGCGGCCGCTCCTGGCACCGGGTGCCGGCCCGCTTTCCCTCCCTAA
- a CDS encoding protein of unknown function (Evidence 5 : Unknown function) — translation MGGGRDPPGHWRWWPTILPGATPTGLPTPFRDALQWAFDLHEGMPGPHGLGQIPWSYATGRVGEPAAWTLRTEAAADSATGHPTVLLIVWAPVLGSPGTYFGLVTQWDRQNRTSGAGAISVIQPVSGEPLAQLVVNGRDG, via the coding sequence GTGGGCGGGGGTCGAGACCCGCCGGGGCATTGGCGCTGGTGGCCCACCATCCTGCCGGGGGCCACCCCAACCGGACTCCCCACCCCCTTCCGGGATGCCCTCCAATGGGCGTTTGATCTGCATGAGGGCATGCCGGGACCGCACGGGCTCGGGCAGATTCCCTGGTCCTACGCCACCGGCCGGGTGGGCGAGCCGGCGGCCTGGACCCTGAGAACGGAGGCGGCCGCCGACAGTGCGACGGGCCACCCGACGGTCCTCCTGATCGTGTGGGCTCCCGTCCTGGGTTCCCCGGGCACGTATTTCGGGCTGGTCACCCAGTGGGACCGGCAGAACCGGACGTCCGGTGCGGGGGCGATCAGTGTCATCCAGCCGGTGAGCGGGGAACCCCTGGCGCAGCTGGTCGTGAACGGCCGGGACGGGTGA
- a CDS encoding protein of unknown function (Evidence 5 : Unknown function) produces the protein MTTATMVGSMLPLALSRGAGASERIPIAVTLIGGLTTSTLLTLVVVPVVYSLVDDARGWAARFRGRSVPALRPEAEGDGAGRIVTSYVGGPHRLRPGHFRPRSGPALDAVSRADPEPTLHSVAPRHCLRPPPQGRAISAAIHDGRPADGSTRRSLHPHKEECPHALQSPHPAAGPRSGPRRWHPLEFRPGPAVGPRPRPGAQPVRVPARPGRTGPPRPPRRPFFPAPYGDRLPPAARFRHGSFATAGRCRVGSVVASWQAVARQGPPPAAVQTVVGVTGQPWAMVPEEVRTPGLSAPTLWAGVETRRGIGAGGPPSCRGPPQPDSPPPSGMPSNGRLICMRACRDRTGSGRFPGPTPPAGWASRRPGP, from the coding sequence ATGACCACCGCCACCATGGTGGGGTCCATGCTGCCGCTGGCGCTGAGCCGGGGAGCGGGCGCCTCCGAGCGCATCCCGATTGCGGTGACCCTCATCGGCGGGCTCACCACCTCCACCCTCCTCACCCTGGTGGTGGTACCGGTGGTTTACAGCTTGGTGGACGACGCCCGCGGCTGGGCGGCCCGGTTCCGAGGCCGATCGGTGCCGGCTCTCAGGCCGGAAGCAGAGGGGGACGGGGCCGGCCGGATTGTGACCTCCTACGTTGGCGGCCCCCACCGCCTCCGCCCAGGCCACTTCCGGCCTCGTTCCGGGCCCGCCCTGGATGCGGTCAGCCGGGCAGATCCTGAACCAACACTCCACTCGGTAGCCCCCCGTCATTGCCTGCGGCCGCCTCCCCAGGGGCGGGCCATCTCTGCGGCAATTCACGACGGCCGCCCGGCCGACGGCTCCACGCGTCGGTCGTTGCACCCCCACAAGGAGGAGTGCCCCCATGCCCTGCAGTCCCCGCATCCTGCTGCAGGCCCTCGTTCGGGACCGCGACGATGGCACCCTCTCGAGTTTCGTCCGGGCCCGGCGGTGGGTCCACGCCCTCGCCCGGGCGCCCAGCCGGTTCGCGTCCCGGCCCGTCCAGGGAGGACCGGCCCACCCCGCCCGCCCCGCCGTCCCTTCTTCCCGGCCCCCTACGGGGACCGGCTCCCGCCGGCCGCCCGCTTCCGGCACGGTTCCTTCGCTACCGCGGGCCGGTGCCGCGTCGGGTCCGTCGTCGCCAGCTGGCAGGCGGTGGCCCGGCAGGGGCCCCCACCGGCAGCGGTCCAGACCGTTGTCGGCGTTACCGGCCAACCCTGGGCGATGGTGCCGGAGGAGGTGCGGACGCCGGGCCTCTCCGCCCCTACCTTGTGGGCGGGGGTCGAGACCCGCCGGGGCATTGGCGCTGGTGGCCCACCATCCTGCCGGGGGCCACCCCAACCGGACTCCCCACCCCCTTCCGGGATGCCCTCCAATGGGCGTTTGATCTGCATGAGGGCATGCCGGGACCGCACGGGCTCGGGCAGATTCCCTGGTCCTACGCCACCGGCCGGGTGGGCGAGCCGGCGGCCTGGACCCTGA
- a CDS encoding membrane protein of unknown function (Evidence 5 : Unknown function) produces the protein MVNTTIVLLAIPVSLLSTFAVMYFLGFSLDLISLLALSLVIGILVDDSIVVLENIHRHRSLGKDPATAAYDGRMEIGAAAVAITLTDGVVYAPVTFVGGNVGQLFREFGLTIVAATLFSLLVSYTPTPR, from the coding sequence GTGGTGAACACCACCATCGTGCTGCTGGCGATTCCGGTCTCGCTCCTCAGCACATTCGCCGTCATGTATTTCCTGGGCTTCAGCCTCGACCTCATCTCCCTGCTGGCCCTGTCGCTGGTCATCGGTATCCTGGTGGACGACTCCATCGTGGTACTGGAGAACATCCACCGCCACCGTTCCCTGGGCAAGGACCCCGCCACCGCCGCCTATGACGGCCGCATGGAGATCGGGGCGGCCGCGGTGGCCATCACCCTCACGGACGGGGTGGTCTACGCCCCGGTGACGTTCGTGGGCGGCAACGTCGGCCAGCTCTTCCGGGAATTCGGCCTCACCATCGTCGCCGCCACCCTCTTCTCGCTCCTGGTCTCCTACACCCCCACCCCCAGGTAG
- a CDS encoding protein of unknown function (Evidence 5 : Unknown function) produces MNGHPAVGLVVTAASDANTLATDNAIHSALAKLARQLPPGVHTTVTGDITQYTRTALHNVEFDLALGVLMAGLVLLVFLHRCGEHHHRAAGDSGLAPQHIRRHVFPGLQPRPHLPAGPVAGHRYPGGRLHRGTGEHPPPPFPGQGPRHRRL; encoded by the coding sequence TTGAACGGGCATCCGGCCGTGGGTCTCGTGGTGACGGCCGCCTCCGACGCCAACACCCTGGCCACCGACAACGCCATCCACTCCGCTCTGGCGAAACTGGCGCGCCAGCTACCGCCGGGGGTCCACACCACCGTCACCGGCGACATCACCCAGTACACCCGCACCGCACTCCATAACGTCGAGTTCGACCTGGCGCTGGGGGTGCTGATGGCGGGCCTGGTGCTCCTGGTGTTCCTGCACCGCTGTGGTGAACACCACCATCGTGCTGCTGGCGATTCCGGTCTCGCTCCTCAGCACATTCGCCGTCATGTATTTCCTGGGCTTCAGCCTCGACCTCATCTCCCTGCTGGCCCTGTCGCTGGTCATCGGTATCCTGGTGGACGACTCCATCGTGGTACTGGAGAACATCCACCGCCACCGTTCCCTGGGCAAGGACCCCGCCACCGCCGCCTATGA
- a CDS encoding protein of unknown function (Evidence 5 : Unknown function) has translation MLQEIPGVAAVTVVGGRAPVVNVTVHQSALAAYHLTLSQVLTALRAENTSGAGGAVTVGHQSLGTVTEGGYPTARALASLPVVSRPPQAVLLGQVATITPRAGPGQQLCDLERASGRGSRGDGRLRRQHPGHRQRHPLRSGETGAPATAGGPHHRHRRHHPVHPHRTP, from the coding sequence GTGCTGCAGGAAATCCCGGGTGTGGCCGCTGTCACCGTCGTCGGCGGGCGGGCCCCGGTGGTCAACGTCACCGTGCACCAGTCGGCCCTGGCCGCCTATCACCTCACCTTAAGCCAGGTGCTGACGGCCCTGCGGGCGGAGAACACCTCGGGCGCCGGGGGCGCCGTCACCGTCGGCCATCAGTCCCTGGGCACGGTGACTGAAGGCGGCTACCCCACCGCCCGGGCCCTGGCGTCGCTGCCGGTCGTTTCCCGCCCACCGCAGGCGGTGCTCCTGGGCCAGGTGGCCACCATCACCCCCCGGGCTGGCCCAGGCCAGCAGCTATGCGACCTTGAACGGGCATCCGGCCGTGGGTCTCGTGGTGACGGCCGCCTCCGACGCCAACACCCTGGCCACCGACAACGCCATCCACTCCGCTCTGGCGAAACTGGCGCGCCAGCTACCGCCGGGGGTCCACACCACCGTCACCGGCGACATCACCCAGTACACCCGCACCGCACTCCATAA
- a CDS encoding protein of unknown function (Evidence 5 : Unknown function) — protein MPREPGPVGFPGHQRHPLAVATGLRLPGREPGTKEPHGPAVPAASPGTGWPGRRNIAQPRQLGPAVDK, from the coding sequence GTGCCCCGGGAACCCGGGCCGGTGGGATTCCCGGGGCACCAGCGTCATCCCTTGGCGGTGGCCACGGGCCTGCGGCTGCCGGGCAGGGAACCGGGCACCAAAGAGCCGCACGGACCAGCCGTGCCGGCCGCCAGTCCTGGCACTGGTTGGCCCGGGCGCCGCAATATAGCCCAACCGCGGCAGCTGGGCCCCGCTGTCGACAAGTAG